The following are encoded together in the Gammaproteobacteria bacterium genome:
- a CDS encoding peptidase C39 family protein, with product MTIEKTSVSRAARLREAGIDDLEALVRLEKDAFETDRLSRRSLRRFLQGGNDHLLLAETADGIVGYILLLKRRGTRLARLYSLCVDAVSRGQGIAEALVRAGEEAVRQAGCASLRLEVRRDNPAAIRLYTRLGYRQFGTLSDYYEDGTDALRFEKRIRFYEREPSDLPIPYYSQTTPFTCGASCLMMAMKALDPAAPFDQREELRLWREATTVFMTSGHGGCGPRGLALAARRRGFKAEVFLNGEGVLFIDGLRDESKRRALKVVHADYHEQALAARIPLSYQPLSVEEMERCLNQRKVPVVLISSYRLTREKAPHWIVVSAVDDDFVYIHDPEIKIERDESVTDKEYVPIDRAAFSRMARFGQSGVRAALLLSAPRRRRAR from the coding sequence ATGACGATCGAGAAGACCAGCGTCTCCCGGGCAGCCAGGTTGCGCGAGGCCGGGATCGATGACCTCGAGGCGCTGGTGCGACTGGAGAAGGATGCGTTCGAAACCGACCGGCTCAGCCGCCGCAGCCTGCGCCGCTTCCTGCAGGGTGGCAACGATCATCTGCTGCTGGCCGAAACCGCCGACGGTATTGTCGGTTATATCCTGTTGCTCAAGCGGCGCGGCACGCGGCTCGCGCGGCTGTACTCGCTCTGCGTGGATGCGGTCTCGCGCGGACAAGGCATTGCCGAAGCCCTGGTCAGGGCCGGAGAAGAGGCCGTGCGGCAGGCCGGCTGCGCCTCGTTGCGGCTCGAGGTGCGGCGCGACAATCCGGCCGCGATCCGGCTTTACACCCGTCTGGGCTACCGCCAGTTCGGAACCCTGAGCGATTATTACGAAGATGGCACCGATGCATTGCGCTTCGAGAAGCGTATCCGCTTCTACGAGCGCGAGCCCTCGGACCTGCCCATTCCCTACTACTCCCAGACCACGCCGTTCACCTGCGGCGCGTCCTGCCTGATGATGGCGATGAAGGCGCTCGACCCGGCCGCACCGTTCGATCAGCGCGAGGAACTGCGCCTGTGGCGCGAAGCCACCACGGTGTTCATGACCTCGGGACACGGCGGCTGCGGCCCGCGCGGACTCGCGCTCGCGGCGCGTCGGCGCGGCTTCAAGGCGGAAGTGTTCCTCAACGGGGAAGGCGTGCTGTTTATTGACGGCTTGCGTGACGAAAGCAAGCGGCGCGCCCTGAAAGTGGTTCATGCCGACTACCACGAGCAGGCGCTCGCGGCGCGAATTCCGCTCAGTTACCAGCCGCTGTCGGTGGAGGAAATGGAGCGCTGCCTCAACCAGCGCAAGGTGCCGGTGGTGCTGATCAGTTCCTACCGGCTGACGCGGGAGAAAGCGCCGCATTGGATCGTGGTTTCGGCCGTCGACGACGACTTCGTCTACATCCACGACCCGGAAATCAAGATCGAACGCGACGAATCGGTGACCGACAAGGAATACGTACCCATCGACCGTGCGGCTTTCTCGCGCATGGCCCGGTTCGGACAATCCGGGGTCCGGGCGGCACTTCTGCTGAGCGCACCGCGGCGCCGCCGAGCCCGCTGA